From one Brachypodium distachyon strain Bd21 chromosome 4, Brachypodium_distachyon_v3.0, whole genome shotgun sequence genomic stretch:
- the LOC100841363 gene encoding auxin response factor 24, with product MAAAATAAAGRGAGGQGGAVDELYAELWKACAGPLVSVPAVGERVFYFPQGHIEQVEASTNQVAEQQGAPLYNLPWKIPCKVMNVELKAEQDTDEVYAQLTLLPEKQNEHASTEGEKEEVPAAVPAVHERPRVHSFCKTLTASDTSTHGGFSVLRRHADECLPPLDMSQNPPTQELMTRDLHGVEWRFRHIFRGQPKRHLLQSGWSVFVSNKRLVARDAFIFLRGENGELRVGVRRAMRQQANIPSSVISSHSMHLGVLATAWHAVNTGSMFTVYYKPRTSPAEFVVPCDLYYESMKRNHSIGMRFKMRFEGEEAAEQRFTGTIVGIGDSDPSGWADSKWRSLKVRWDEASSVPRPDRVSPWQIEPAVSPLSVNPLQAPRNKRSRPNAIASSPELSPVNREVSSKVTANSQHNGLPRALQRQESETSTSRFGDNNVKTPGKLTMWPSRTDQEKSNITVQRSSEGWMQMQRPEGYTNIVSRFQPLKDAQNPPCSFPSQISGNCSNTWNIVNVHYPDQQVNRNTFPGTWSCMPPNSGFGVNQHNYLMTPDRAPSQRAENAKFSWNGDFTSVQARGIDERSLGWFEHAEPNPHIDDASSSVIKSHPLGHALGKTKGSPCMLFGFPLDGPAKSEPMISPPSVAYDGMPETPCSEKQPQPEVIELDRSPGTSKLVSPLDENQSDSAMAKHQTCPEATRNIQSKLQCSTRSCKKVHKQGIALGRSVDLTRFTCYDELIAELDRMFDFGGELKGSCENWMVVYTDSDNDMMLVGDDPWNEFCDVVHKIFIYTREEVSKMNPGALVSRSEDSLSASLDRGVVGK from the exons GTGGAGGCGTCAACGAACCAGGTCGCTGAGCAGCAGGGGGCACCGCTCTACAATCTGCCATGGAAAATCCCGTGCAAGGTCATGAACGTCGAGTTGAAG GCTGAGCAAGATACTGATGAGGTTTATGCCCAGCTCACCTTGCTTCCTGAGAAG CAAAATGAGCATGCCTCCACagagggggagaaggaggaggtgcCTGCAGCGGTGCCAGCTGTACATGAGCGGCCCCGAGTGCATTCCTTCTGCAAGACGCTGACTGCCTCGGATACGAGCACACATGGTGGGTTCTCGGTGCTGCGCCGGCATGCAGATGAGTGCCTTCCGCCGCTG GATATGAGTCAGAACCCCCCAACTCAAGAATTGATGACCAGAGATCTCCATGGGGTCGAGTGGCGCTTCCGTCACATCTTCAGAG GCCAGCCAAAAAGACACCTTCTGCAGAGTGGCTGGAGCGTTTTTGTTAGTAACAAGCGTCTTGTTGCTAGGGATGCCTTCATATTTCTCAG AGGTGAGAATGGGGAACTGCGTGTTGGAGTTCGGCGTGCAATGAGACAACAAGCCAATATTCCATCTTCAGTCATATCAAGCCATAGTATGCATCTTGGTGTCCTTGCAACAGCATGGCATGCTGTGAACACTGGGTCTATGTTCACTGTCTACTACAAGCCAAG GACTAGTCCAGCTGAATTTGTGGTCCCGTGTGATTTGTACTACGAATCCATGAAGCGGAATCATTCAATAGGGATGCGATTTAAGATGAGATTCGAAGGTGAAGAGGCTGCAGAGCAAAG ATTCACTGGCACAATAGTTGGAATAGGTGATTCTGATCCATCTGGCTGGGCTGACTCAAAATGGCGTTCCCTTAAG GTTCGATGGGATGAAGCTTCTTCTGTTCCTCGTCCAGACAGAGTTTCTCCTTGGCAAATCGAACCTGCTGTTAGCCCTCTTTCTGTCAATCCTCTACAAGCACCCAGAAACAAGAGGTCTCGTCCAAATGCTATAGCTTCTTCACCTGAATTGTCTCCTGTAAACAGAGAAG TTTCTTCAAAAGTCACTGCAAACTCGCAGCACAATGGTCTTCCAAGGGCCTTGCAGAGACAAGAAAGTGAAACATCGACAAGTCGCTTTGGCGATAATAATGTAAAGACTCCTGGGAAGCTTACCATGTGGCCTTCTAGAACAGATCAAGAGAAAAGTAATATTACTGTCCAGAGAAGTTCAGAGGGATGGATGCAGATGCAAAGGCCTGAAGGTTATACTAATATTGTATCGCGATTTCAACCACTGAAAGATGCACAGAACCCACCGTGTTCTTTTCCTAGTCAAATATCTGGGAATTGTTCAAACACCTGGAACATTGTCAATGTTCATTACCCAGACCAACAAGTTAACCGCAATACATTCCCTGGCACATGGTCTTGTATGCCTCCTAACTCTGGTTTTGGGGTGAATCAACATAATTACCTAATGACGCCTGACCGTGCACCCTCTCAGAGGGcagaaaatgcaaaatttaGTTGGAATGGAGATTTCACTTCAGTTCAGGCCCGTGGCATTGATGAGCGCTCCCTGGGCTGGTTTGAGCATGCCGAGCCAAATCCTCACATAGATGATGCCTCGTCGAGTGTAATCAAGTCACATCCTTTAGGTCATGCTCTTGGGAAAACAAAAGGCTCTCCGTGCATGCTATTCGGGTTTCCTCTTGATGGCCCTGCAAAATCAGAACCTATGATATCTCCACCAAGTGTTGCATATGATGGGATGCCTGAAACCCCTTGTTCAGAAAAACAGCCTCAACCAGAGGTAATCGAACTGGATAGAAGTCCTGGTACTTCCAAGTTGGTGAGTCCACTTGATGAAAATCAATCTGATTCTGCTATGGCAAAACACCAAACTTGTCCAGAAGCTACAAGAAACATTCAGAGCAAACTGCAATGTTCCACCCGAAGCTGCAAGAAG GTCCACAAGCAGGGAATTGCACTTGGCAGGTCAGTAGATCTGACTAGGTTCACCTGCTATGATGAGTTGATTGCTGAACTGGATCGGATGTTCGACTTTGGTGGTGAGTTGAAGGGTTCTTGTGAGAATTGGATGGTTGTGTACACTGACAGTGATAATGATATGATGCTGGTTGGTGATGATCCTTGGAA TGAGTTCTGTGATGTGGTTCATAAGATCTTCATCTACACAAGAGAGGAGGTCAGCAAGATGAATCCAGGTGCCCTAGTCTCAAGATCGGAAGATAGTCTGTCTGCTTCCTTGGACAGAGGGGTTGTTGGCAAATAG